In Haliaeetus albicilla chromosome 26, bHalAlb1.1, whole genome shotgun sequence, the sequence GTGCAAACCGATGGCCTGGGATGCATCTGGTACCTGCTGCCGGGTTTCCGCAAGGACAGCGTGGCCACCTCTTGCTGGAGTCACCCTCTACAAGCCATGGCTCTTCTCCATCCTCGGTCTCCTCCACCACTTCTCTCCTTGCTGATGCATCGGACCCAGCGTCCTGGGGTCAGAGCTCCTGCTCAGAGCTCTCAGCTGTGGCCCCAGGGTACAAACTGGGGTCTCCATGCCGATGCTCCCCACCCCTGGTTCCTTTGGCAGAGAGCAGGGCTCCTGCAGACACCCACTGCCCCGTGCAGAGCTCCTGCGCCAAGCCCCAGCTGCTGGGACGCACTGGGAGTTGTGCCAGTGTGCAAGGTGATGCTCAAGTGCCGAGGGGATGTAGGGAGCCTGATGTGGGGCCGCAGACGGGCTTAGTTTGGCCCCAGGGGCAcgggggaggtgggagaggacATGCACCTTCCCCTTCACATGCTGGAACTGCCTCTGCCCCTTCTGGTGGGTCCCAGACCCTCCCAAGtaccccctgccccacaccagCCCTGCGCATCGGGCTGGGAAGTGCCACAGAAAATGCTAAGGGCCAAATTCTCAGCTGAGGCAAATTGGTTCAGGGCCTCCGAAGTCAGTGGAGTGGCACCCATTTGCACCAGAGGAGGATCTGACTGTGcatatacttttatatatatatttatatatatgtgtgtgtatagatatattacataaatatatatgtatgaaataatttaagaaacatCCGAGACAGCATGCTGTGCTCTTGTGTAGGGCCAGGGAGGCTGGGAAGGCAGCTGCTTGCCTCCCCCCGCTCTACCAGCTTTGATTCACAAATGGAAACAGAGTcttgaattaaattaaaaaccgcacgcgcacacacacgcacacacacacgacACGGTGCAGAGGCTGTAAAACTCAGAGGCGTGATGCTGGAAAGTCCAGATGTCCCTGAAAAGATCAGATCAACTAAATCCAAAGGAggtggaaataaataaatgaagggAAACCAGCGGAGGGGATCTCACTTGTGCCGGTGCTGTCTCCGGCGTCAGGTCCCCTGTATCTGCCCAGGCCCccggggggacacagggacaatGTCACAGCCCCGCTCTGTCCTGGTGGGGTTGTGGTGGGGTTGGGAGAGGCTGGTGGGATGCGCATGTCCTGCTGCATTTGCCTTGGACCCGCTTTCTCCTTTGTCACATGCTTTGCTTTCACTCCATCTGGGGACTGAGCTTTTTGCCATCTTGGTCTTCAAGGACAAAAGGGAAAACCCAGCCCCAACTAacccctctcctctctctgcagAAAGTTATCCCAGAGCCAGGTTTGGTCCAGCTCAATCCTTCCCGCCAACAGAAGGTCTCTGCAGGAGACCTCCTTCCCATGGACTTTCAGAACagaatgacatttaaaaaaaacccaaccccaaccccctaGAAAAACCCAGCGCCCCATAAATTACCACTTCCTTCCAAAACTCCTCCTCGTTCCCCAATCCCGCCCTCCCTAACACCCCAGAGGACTGACGGATCCCGGCTCCGACACGCCGCACTCCGAGCGATCGCTGCTGGCTGCAGCGAGGATGGAGGGCCGGGAAAGCAACTGAACCGAGCATGTGAAGAAACAACCCAAAGGCTTTGGACCACCATCCCCCCGGCCCTCTCCTCTGTGGGAAATAGAAAGCCCCCGGGGCCGCAGCGACCGGGCTGCAGATCAACTGGGGAGCAGGACGTGCTCCACAAAGTAGCTGATGGAGTCCCAGTGCttccagaggaagaagaggaagaggacgagCAGGGCGGTGCTGAGGATGCGCATGCGGGTCTTCATGAGCGGCGTGATGAAGTTGGCGATGGTGGAGACGAAGACGAGCAGCACGGCCATCAGGGCCAGGATGACGTTGATGAACTTGCCCAGCAGCGCCCGTGCGTTGGCGTTCTCCACCCCTTCCAGCTGCActacctgctgctgctgctgctgcagctccagcttgGTCACCCGCGTCAGGCAGGACTCCACCGCCTCCTGCGAGGGACAGCACATCAGGGCCGGCCAGCGGCTCCGAGGGATGCCCTACGAGGGCTTTCGGTACTTGTCCCGTGCTCTCAGACCTTGCCGCTGCAAAGTTTTACTTGCACAGCTCCGATGGGTGACCGCCTCCCTCTGCAAACCCTCGGCCCGTGCGATGCGCAAGGCATGCCCTGTCCCGCTCTGCCTGTGCCGGGGATGGTCTCGGTGCCGGGGGCACCTACTGCAGCAGGGGAGATGACCCAAACTGGGACAGCGGGGACTATGGGTTGGCCCACACGTGGCTCGTAACAGCCCAGCGCTGCAGCCATCTACCCGGAGCCTTGCCCTGCCTTGAGCACCCCGGGGACTTTAGCACAGCGGGGACTCGCTGGGGCACAGACAGGGATTTTGGGGACATGGCTTAGTAACCTGCTTCTTGCTGTGACAGCATCACAGCGAGGACCTCATCTGGAAGGTGCTAGAGAAAGGGATCCCCATTGCCCACCCTCTTTCCCAGCCCAGGGTCCCTCCTTTGCCCCGTGGATGGAGGgtgcagcgggggggggggctgagccctTACGCTCCCCTACCTGGATGTCCCGAGCCCTCTCATAGGACTGGTAGGCCACCTTCTCCTCCATGCtggccagctcctgcttcagGTTGGTCATCTCGTTCTGGTGCAGCTCGGTGAGGTCGTTCAGCTGCTCCTCCAGGCGCTCGTACCTGTGCATGGGGAtggaggggtgctggggtgggcagATCTCCCCGTGGAcccccctgccctccttctCTTGACGCCAGGGAAACCACCCAGCCCCTCCAACCCACCCCGCTCCTGGCTGTGGCTGGTTATGGCTGCCAAAGGGAAAGCAGTGGATGACCCTCCACGGGAgcggggctgctggggggggtctggcggggaggagggcagcggggactGTAGCTCCCCATGTCGCTGGCAAGCAGGGCTTAGCAAGACAAGCCCAGGATGGTGGCCTTGTGGTCCCCGAAGAGCCACCCTGGGTGACACGTGCTGCCACCCCGGCACCCACCCATCCCTACCTGTACCGCTCCTCTTGCAAGCACTGCGTCATATAGGTGTAATCCCGCTGCAGCTGCGCCTTGAGGTCCTCCATGGAGTCTTCCAGGTGCGACTGGCTGTCCTTGATCTCCCGGAGCTCCTCTAGGATGGTGTCGAAGTTATTGTGGTGGCTGTCCAGCGTGTTGGACTTGGGGCTCCCCAAGCCGCCGGGTCCTGCCCCTGAGTTGCTGCCACCGGCTGAGCCGGAGGTGGCACTGGAGCACTCATCGTCGCTGCCGTACTTGGGGCTGGAGACCAGGGTGGCACTGCCGCTGAGAGCCCGTGAAGCCTCCTCCGGGTGCCCGTCATCCAGCGTGTCCTTCAGGTGGGCGATATTATCCGCGCTGCCGAACTTGTTCCGGATGAGGCTGGCGAATTCCCGGGGCTTGGAAACCACAGCGGTGTGGGTGGCCTGGGAGAGACCCGAGAGCCCCCCCTTGACGCCCTCCACCACGCCGCCGCCA encodes:
- the TMCC2 gene encoding transmembrane and coiled-coil domains protein 2 isoform X5 codes for the protein MKGSPPPTSRLDKGDVTALSLPSTAGHGDTDGTVCLDVPDGTPDPHRTKAAIEHLHQKILKITEQIKIEQEARDDNVAEYLKLANNADKQQASRIKQVFEKKNQKSAQTIAQLHKKLEHYHKKLKEIEQNGPSRQPKDVFRDMHQGLKDVGANVRSSISGFGGGVVEGVKGGLSGLSQATHTAVVSKPREFASLIRNKFGSADNIAHLKDTLDDGHPEEASRALSGSATLVSSPKYGSDDECSSATSGSAGGSNSGAGPGGLGSPKSNTLDSHHNNFDTILEELREIKDSQSHLEDSMEDLKAQLQRDYTYMTQCLQEERYRYERLEEQLNDLTELHQNEMTNLKQELASMEEKVAYQSYERARDIQEAVESCLTRVTKLELQQQQQQVVQLEGVENANARALLGKFINVILALMAVLLVFVSTIANFITPLMKTRMRILSTALLVLFLFFLWKHWDSISYFVEHVLLPS
- the TMCC2 gene encoding transmembrane and coiled-coil domains protein 2 isoform X3; the protein is MTEGEDPAASRSTGQALCRNDQGILMPEPHPPDSCAGKRILLLNSLLGVFLDKGDVTALSLPSTAGHGDTDGTVCLDVPDGTPDPHRTKAAIEHLHQKILKITEQIKIEQEARDDNVAEYLKLANNADKQQASRIKQVFEKKNQKSAQTIAQLHKKLEHYHKKLKEIEQNGPSRQPKDVFRDMHQGLKDVGANVRSSISGFGGGVVEGVKGGLSGLSQATHTAVVSKPREFASLIRNKFGSADNIAHLKDTLDDGHPEEASRALSGSATLVSSPKYGSDDECSSATSGSAGGSNSGAGPGGLGSPKSNTLDSHHNNFDTILEELREIKDSQSHLEDSMEDLKAQLQRDYTYMTQCLQEERYRYERLEEQLNDLTELHQNEMTNLKQELASMEEKVAYQSYERARDIQEAVESCLTRVTKLELQQQQQQVVQLEGVENANARALLGKFINVILALMAVLLVFVSTIANFITPLMKTRMRILSTALLVLFLFFLWKHWDSISYFVEHVLLPS
- the TMCC2 gene encoding transmembrane and coiled-coil domains protein 2 isoform X4, coding for MPEPHPPDSCAGKRILLLNSLLGVFLDKGDVTALSLPSTAGHGDTDGTVCLDVPDGTPDPHRTKAAIEHLHQKILKITEQIKIEQEARDDNVAEYLKLANNADKQQASRIKQVFEKKNQKSAQTIAQLHKKLEHYHKKLKEIEQNGPSRQPKDVFRDMHQGLKDVGANVRSSISGFGGGVVEGVKGGLSGLSQATHTAVVSKPREFASLIRNKFGSADNIAHLKDTLDDGHPEEASRALSGSATLVSSPKYGSDDECSSATSGSAGGSNSGAGPGGLGSPKSNTLDSHHNNFDTILEELREIKDSQSHLEDSMEDLKAQLQRDYTYMTQCLQEERYRYERLEEQLNDLTELHQNEMTNLKQELASMEEKVAYQSYERARDIQEAVESCLTRVTKLELQQQQQQVVQLEGVENANARALLGKFINVILALMAVLLVFVSTIANFITPLMKTRMRILSTALLVLFLFFLWKHWDSISYFVEHVLLPS
- the TMCC2 gene encoding transmembrane and coiled-coil domains protein 2 isoform X6, producing MELDKGDVTALSLPSTAGHGDTDGTVCLDVPDGTPDPHRTKAAIEHLHQKILKITEQIKIEQEARDDNVAEYLKLANNADKQQASRIKQVFEKKNQKSAQTIAQLHKKLEHYHKKLKEIEQNGPSRQPKDVFRDMHQGLKDVGANVRSSISGFGGGVVEGVKGGLSGLSQATHTAVVSKPREFASLIRNKFGSADNIAHLKDTLDDGHPEEASRALSGSATLVSSPKYGSDDECSSATSGSAGGSNSGAGPGGLGSPKSNTLDSHHNNFDTILEELREIKDSQSHLEDSMEDLKAQLQRDYTYMTQCLQEERYRYERLEEQLNDLTELHQNEMTNLKQELASMEEKVAYQSYERARDIQEAVESCLTRVTKLELQQQQQQVVQLEGVENANARALLGKFINVILALMAVLLVFVSTIANFITPLMKTRMRILSTALLVLFLFFLWKHWDSISYFVEHVLLPS
- the TMCC2 gene encoding transmembrane and coiled-coil domains protein 2 isoform X2; this translates as MGITDRDGHRGPGTSGCGVSPQTPIPRGGGVNRAPVLAGQSIPGGTPSPLGRPDPDRGSRGVLCLVLPGSCADACEGCGMVHVQLDKGDVTALSLPSTAGHGDTDGTVCLDVPDGTPDPHRTKAAIEHLHQKILKITEQIKIEQEARDDNVAEYLKLANNADKQQASRIKQVFEKKNQKSAQTIAQLHKKLEHYHKKLKEIEQNGPSRQPKDVFRDMHQGLKDVGANVRSSISGFGGGVVEGVKGGLSGLSQATHTAVVSKPREFASLIRNKFGSADNIAHLKDTLDDGHPEEASRALSGSATLVSSPKYGSDDECSSATSGSAGGSNSGAGPGGLGSPKSNTLDSHHNNFDTILEELREIKDSQSHLEDSMEDLKAQLQRDYTYMTQCLQEERYRYERLEEQLNDLTELHQNEMTNLKQELASMEEKVAYQSYERARDIQEAVESCLTRVTKLELQQQQQQVVQLEGVENANARALLGKFINVILALMAVLLVFVSTIANFITPLMKTRMRILSTALLVLFLFFLWKHWDSISYFVEHVLLPS
- the TMCC2 gene encoding transmembrane and coiled-coil domains protein 2 isoform X7 yields the protein MLLDKGDVTALSLPSTAGHGDTDGTVCLDVPDGTPDPHRTKAAIEHLHQKILKITEQIKIEQEARDDNVAEYLKLANNADKQQASRIKQVFEKKNQKSAQTIAQLHKKLEHYHKKLKEIEQNGPSRQPKDVFRDMHQGLKDVGANVRSSISGFGGGVVEGVKGGLSGLSQATHTAVVSKPREFASLIRNKFGSADNIAHLKDTLDDGHPEEASRALSGSATLVSSPKYGSDDECSSATSGSAGGSNSGAGPGGLGSPKSNTLDSHHNNFDTILEELREIKDSQSHLEDSMEDLKAQLQRDYTYMTQCLQEERYRYERLEEQLNDLTELHQNEMTNLKQELASMEEKVAYQSYERARDIQEAVESCLTRVTKLELQQQQQQVVQLEGVENANARALLGKFINVILALMAVLLVFVSTIANFITPLMKTRMRILSTALLVLFLFFLWKHWDSISYFVEHVLLPS